From Paenarthrobacter sp. A20:
GGATAAGGCAATTGACTCAGGGGACGTTGTGGGGATGTCGGCGAAGGTGTGGGGCGCCGGCGTGGAGGTGGGCTGGAAAGACCACACGAAGTCAACCAGGCCTCCTTCGTCGCGCAGGGCGATGGTGGCTTTGGCATTGGTGATGGCGGCGCGGATTTTGAGTCGGTTGCGGACGATCCCGGCATCGAGCATGAGCCGCTCAACGTCGTCTTCGGTGAAGGCGGCAACGCTTTCCGGGTGGAAGTCCAGGAACGCCTTCCTGAAAGCCTCCCGTTTCCGGAGGATGGTGGCCCACGAAAGACCCGCTTGGAACGCCTCGAGGCTAATGCGTTCGTACATGCCCTGCTCGTCGCGGACAGGCATGCCCCATTCGTGATCGTAATAGGCCTGCATGAGGGGATCCGAAGCAGCCCACAGGGGACGGGCAAGGCCGTCCTCACCGATGGTGGTGCCGTTGTCCGGGGTCATTCATGCTCCTCCGCGGCTCCGGCCAGTTGTTTGGCTTCTGGGGATATTCTGCCGGGTGCCTCCGACATTCAATGCCTCTGGTGCTGGATGCTCCAACGCTCGGTGCCTTGGAATTACCGCCTCAAGACAATCCGGTGACCCGCATGGTGATGTTGATCCGTCCGTGCGACAGGCCGCTTTCCTCTGGAGCCGTTCCGGGGAGCACCTTGGGAATGCCGTGATACGCGAACCGGGACGGCCCACCGAATACGAAAAGGTCTCCGGAGCGGAGTTCAACGTCTGTGTACGGCTTGTTTCGGGTCTTGGTGTTACCGAACCGGAAAACGCACGTCTCACCGATGCTGAGGGACACTACTGGGGCGCTGGAACGTTCATCCTTGTCCTGGTGCATCCCCATGGCCGCGCCGTTGTCGTAGAAGTTCACCAAGGCGGCATCGGGTGTGTAGTCACTAACGGAGAGGGCCAAGGCGCCATCTGATTCGCCTCCGGAAGGAAAGGCTGCGGCGACGGCTTTACGGCCCAGGCGGACCATCCAGTCAGGGAAATCGAGCACAGGCCGACCGTTGACGTCGGTGGCTTCCCGGGTGTACTTGTAGGGCTGCCAATGCCAGCCGAGGCACACGGTGCGCACCGACATCTTGTGCCCACCAGGAAGAGTCGCTGCGCGGAGCGGCACGGGTCCTTGTGTCCACTCGCCAAATCGTTCCACTATCCACCGTTGCTGCTCCAGGCTCAGCCAGCCGGGCACGTGAACCGCGCCTGGAGCAACCAGGCGAGGACCGGCGTCGTGGTTTTCCGGCTGAACCAACTGCAGCGGAAACAGTGCATCTTCGCTCAAGCGGCTGCCTCCAGGGTGAGAAGCGCTCGTTTTGCATCCGCCCCGCCGAGATAGCCGCCGAAGTTGCCGTCCGACTTCACTACGCGGTGGCATGGGACGATGACGGGCAGTGGGTTGGTGGCACAGGCGCTTCCGACGGCGC
This genomic window contains:
- a CDS encoding alpha-ketoglutarate-dependent dioxygenase AlkB; its protein translation is MSEDALFPLQLVQPENHDAGPRLVAPGAVHVPGWLSLEQQRWIVERFGEWTQGPVPLRAATLPGGHKMSVRTVCLGWHWQPYKYTREATDVNGRPVLDFPDWMVRLGRKAVAAAFPSGGESDGALALSVSDYTPDAALVNFYDNGAAMGMHQDKDERSSAPVVSLSIGETCVFRFGNTKTRNKPYTDVELRSGDLFVFGGPSRFAYHGIPKVLPGTAPEESGLSHGRINITMRVTGLS
- a CDS encoding DNA-3-methyladenine glycosylase I, whose product is MTPDNGTTIGEDGLARPLWAASDPLMQAYYDHEWGMPVRDEQGMYERISLEAFQAGLSWATILRKREAFRKAFLDFHPESVAAFTEDDVERLMLDAGIVRNRLKIRAAITNAKATIALRDEGGLVDFVWSFQPTSTPAPHTFADIPTTSPESIALSKALRKKGFAFVGPTTMYALMEAIGIIDTHLMDSHRRGSSGVWS